Genomic segment of Iocasia fonsfrigidae:
AAAAATATGCAGGAGTTTTTATATTGCTTATTGAATTAAAGAAGATAGATATTAGAAGGAGGGGGAAAATGACTAAGGGAGGTAGTTTTCAAAAGACAATCACTAAAGCAATAAATTATTCAGGTACTGCGCTTCACAGCGGTAAAGAAGTAAGTATTAAATGCCTTCCTGCTAAAGCTGATCGGGGTATTGTATTTCGCCGGGTAGACCTGCCGGGTAGTCCGGAGATTAAGGCAGATCCGTTAAATGTAGTTTCTACCAGGAGATGTACCAGTATTGGCTTGAGTACTAATGAAGAAGCCAGGGTACACACTATAGAACATATTATGTCAGCTTTATGGGCTATGGGTGTTGATAATGCTATTATAGAGATTGATAATGCTGAGACCCCTGTTGGTGATGGTAGTGCCCTTCCCTTTATTGATTTGATTAAACAGGCTACTATCAGGGAATTAGCTGTACCACGTATGAGCTGGCAGATAGAAGAACCAGTTTCAGTTAAAAAAGGGGATATGTATATGGTTGCCCTGCCCTATGATGGGTTTAAAATAAGTTATACCCTTCATTATGACCACCCTGTGATTGGTTCACAGTTTAGGGAGTTTGACATGGGTAGGGATTCCTTTATAGATGATTTTGCTCCGGCAAGGACCTTTGGTTTTGAGAGGGAGATTGAGACCCTTCATAGAAGAGGACTGGCCTTAGGGGGAAGTCTGGAGAATGCTGTTTTGATTGGCGAAGAGGGAACTGTAAATCCCCTGCGTTTCTCTGATGAGTTTGCCAGACATAAGGTGCTTGATGTTGTCGGTGATATGGCCTTAAACGGTTATATTCGCGGGCACATTATTTCTGTTAAATCAGGACATTACCTACATGTAGAACTGGCTAAAGAAATAAAGAAAAGGTTTGTTATTGAAGAGGAGGTAGAAGTAAGTAATGATGTATATTAATGAGATTCAGGAAATATTACCACACCGATATCCTTTTTTACTGGTAGACAGGATAGTGGAATTGAAAGAGGAAAAGGTTGTTGGTCTTAAGAATGTAACAATGAATGAAGAATTTTTTCAGGGGCATTATCCAGGACACCCTATTATGCCTGGTGTTTTAATTGTAGAATCAATGGCCCAAGTATCAGGTTTTTTATTGATGCACAGTCATAGTGATCTGGAAGATAAGATACCACTATTTGCAGGTATTGATAAGGTCAGGATCCGCCGGCCGGTTATACCTGGCGACACCTTAAAGATTGAGGCTGAAATTATCAGGGCCAGGGGTCGAATTGCTAAAGTTTTGGCCAATGCCTATGTGGAAGATAAACTAGTGACTGAGGCAGAATTGATGTTTGCCTTTGAAGATAAATAGAAGGGAGAGAGGGGTTTTGAGTCAAAGAGCGGAAAGGAAACTGCTCCATATGGCTGATATACATTCAACAGCCATTATTAAGCCTGGAGCAAAACTTGGTAAGGGTGTAGAGATAGGCCCTTACAGTATTATTGGAGAGAATGTTGAGATAGGGGAGGGTACAAAAGTTGGTCCACATGTACTCATAGAAGGCTGGACCAAGCTAGGTAAGAATAATCAAATTTTTCACGGGGCCTCGATAGGTCTGGAACCACAGGATATGAAATTCAAGGGTGAAGAGAGTTATCTCTTTATCGGTGATAATAATACTATCCGGGAAAATGCTACCATACACCGTGGAACAGAAGAGGGTGGTGGGGAGACCTGGATTGGTAATGATAACCTAATTATGGCTTATTGTCATGTGGCTCATGATTGTCAACTGGGTAATCATATTATTATGTCAAATGCTACTAATTTAGCTGGACATGTTATTGTTGAAGATTATGCTGTACTTACCGGTTTAACTGGTATCCATCAGTTTGTTAGAATAGGTAAGATGGCTATGGTTGGTGCCCATTCCAAGGTGGTTAAGGATGTACCACCTTATGTTTTAGTAGACGGCCACCCGGCCCGGGTCAATGGTATTAATGTAGTCGGCCTGCGGCGCAATGGTGTTTCGCCAGAATTAAGGTCAGAGATAAAGCGGGCATATAAATTACTTTATCGTTCCAATCTTAATATCTCTCAGGCCATTGAAAAAATGGATCAAGAACTGGATGCCAGTGAAGAGATAGAACACTTTCTGCGGTTTTTACGGAATGCTCAGCGCGGTATCTGTAGGTAGTGTGATTTGATATGTCCAGGATAGGTTTGCTTGCTGGTAAAGGACGCTTGCCATTTATCTGGGCGAAAGCAGCCCAGCAAAATGGACATGAGGTATATATTTATAGATTAATAAAAGAAGAGAAAAGAGAGCTGGAGGGAATTGCTGATCAGGTAAGAGATATTAATGTTGCTGCCCTGGATGAACTTATCAATACCATTAAAGCAGACGGCATTAAAGAATTAGTTATGATTGGTAAGGTCGAAAAAACACTGCTTTTTCAGGGTGTTCAACTAGATCAGAGGATGGAGAGACTCCTGGCAGGGCTTGATGTCCTTCAGGATGATAATATTATGCTGGCTTTTGTGGCAGAACTGGCCAGTG
This window contains:
- the lpxC gene encoding UDP-3-O-acyl-N-acetylglucosamine deacetylase encodes the protein MTKGGSFQKTITKAINYSGTALHSGKEVSIKCLPAKADRGIVFRRVDLPGSPEIKADPLNVVSTRRCTSIGLSTNEEARVHTIEHIMSALWAMGVDNAIIEIDNAETPVGDGSALPFIDLIKQATIRELAVPRMSWQIEEPVSVKKGDMYMVALPYDGFKISYTLHYDHPVIGSQFREFDMGRDSFIDDFAPARTFGFEREIETLHRRGLALGGSLENAVLIGEEGTVNPLRFSDEFARHKVLDVVGDMALNGYIRGHIISVKSGHYLHVELAKEIKKRFVIEEEVEVSNDVY
- the fabZ gene encoding 3-hydroxyacyl-ACP dehydratase FabZ, translating into MMYINEIQEILPHRYPFLLVDRIVELKEEKVVGLKNVTMNEEFFQGHYPGHPIMPGVLIVESMAQVSGFLLMHSHSDLEDKIPLFAGIDKVRIRRPVIPGDTLKIEAEIIRARGRIAKVLANAYVEDKLVTEAELMFAFEDK
- the lpxA gene encoding acyl-ACP--UDP-N-acetylglucosamine O-acyltransferase yields the protein MADIHSTAIIKPGAKLGKGVEIGPYSIIGENVEIGEGTKVGPHVLIEGWTKLGKNNQIFHGASIGLEPQDMKFKGEESYLFIGDNNTIRENATIHRGTEEGGGETWIGNDNLIMAYCHVAHDCQLGNHIIMSNATNLAGHVIVEDYAVLTGLTGIHQFVRIGKMAMVGAHSKVVKDVPPYVLVDGHPARVNGINVVGLRRNGVSPELRSEIKRAYKLLYRSNLNISQAIEKMDQELDASEEIEHFLRFLRNAQRGICR